One segment of Chionomys nivalis chromosome 1, mChiNiv1.1, whole genome shotgun sequence DNA contains the following:
- the Nub1 gene encoding NEDD8 ultimate buster 1 gives MKTNGSLCGSRALSRSLLAQRWRRMAQKKYLQAKLTQFLREDRIQLWKPPYTVENKEVGLALKDLARKYSDRLECCESEVENIIEEIRCKAIERGTGNEHYRATGIATIEVFLPPRLRKDKKSLLETHLHITGRDLRSKIAETFGFQENYIKIVINKKQLQLGTSLEEQGVTHNVKAMVLELNQSEEDVRKNFQVEEEEQNEAELKEKRIQRTKRGLEILAERAEMVDPETMPYLDIANQTGRSIRIPPAERKALMLAMGYHEKGRAFLKRKEYGIALPCLLDADRYFCECKELLDTVDNYAVLQLDIVWCYFRLEQLECLDDAEKKLNLAQKCFKNCYGENHQRLVHIKGNCGKEKVLFLRLYLLQGIRNYHSGNGEEAREYLNKARQLFKELYIDPSKVHNLLQLGFTAQEARLGLRACDGNVDHAAIHISNRREELAQIRKEEKEKRRRRLENIKSLKGMGYSTHAAKQALHQARGNLDDALKILLSNPHMWWLQDSDSENSSHQASPSQESIDQLVYMGFDTVAAEAALRVFGGNVQVAAQTLAHHGGSLPPDLQFSGEDSSSTASTSPSDSAGTSSASTDEDMETEAVNEILEDIPEHEEDYLDSTLEDEEVIIAEYLSYVESVRSAAKNN, from the exons GACCTTGCTAGGAAGTACTCTGACCGACTAGAGTGCTGTGAGAGTGAGGTGGAGAACATAATAGAAGAGATCCGTTGCAAAGCCATTGAGCGCGGCACAGGAAATGAACACTACCGAGCAACCGGGATTGCCACGATTGAGGTGTTTCTGCCTCCAAGACTCAGGAAA GACAAGAAAAGCTTGTTGGAGACCCACTTGCATATCACTGGTAGAGACCTGAGATCTAA aatagCTGAAACTTTTGGATTTCAAGAAAATTACATCAAGATTGTAATAAATAAGAAACAACTTCAACTAG GGACAAGCCTTGAAGAACAAGGAGTGACTCACAATGTAAAGGCCATGGTGCTAGAACTGAACCAGTCTGAGGAGGATGTGAGGAAAAACTTccaggtagaggaagaggaacAGAATGAGGCAGAACTGAAGGAGAAACGCATTCAGAGGACCAAAAGGGGACTGGAGATTCTGGCAGAGAGAG CTGAGATGGTAGATCCGGAAACCATGCCTTATTTAGACATTGCAAACCAGACAGGCAGGTCAATCAGAATTCCTCCTGCTGAAAGAAAA GCCCTTATGTTAGCTATGGGATACCATGAGAAGGGCAGAGCTTTCCTGAAGAGGAAAGAGTATGGAATAGCCTTGCCGTGCCTTCTGGATGCTGACAGGTATTTCTG TGAGTGCAAAGAGCTGCTGGACACTGTGGACAACTACGCAGTTCTCCAGCTGGATATTGTGTGGTGCTACTTCCGCCTGGAACAACTGGAGTGCCTGGATGATGCAGAGAAGAAGCTGAACTTGGCCCAGAAGTGCTTTAAAAACTGTTATGGAGAGAATCACCAGAGACTGGTCCACATAAAA GGAAATTGTGGGAAAGAGAAAGTGTTGTTTTTAAGACTCTACCTGCTTCAGGGGATTCGGAACTATCACAGTGGAAATGGAGAGGAGGCTCGGGAATATCTCAACAAG GCGCGCCAGCTCTTTAAAGAGCTGTACATTGATCCATCAAAAGTTCACAACTTGCTGCAGTTGGGGTTCACTGCCCAGGAAGCCCGGCTCGGCCTGCGGGCTTGTGATGGAAACGTGGACCATGCAGCCATTCATATTTCCAACCGCAGAGAG GAACTGGCCCAaataaggaaggaggagaaggagaagaggagacgCCGCCTGGAAAATATCAAGTCTTTGAAAGGAATGGGCTACTCTACACATGCTGCCAAACAGGCCCTTCACCAGGCCAGAGGCAACCTGGATGACGCCCTGAAG ATTCTCCTCAGTAACCCCCACATGTGGTGGTTACAGGACTCAGACTCTGAAAACAGCAGCCATCAAGCAAGTCCTTCCCAGGAAAGCATCGACCAA CTGGTGTACATGGGTTTCGACACAGTGGCGGCTGAAGCAGCGCTAAGGGTATTTGGAGGCAATGTCCAGGTAGCAGCTCAGACCCTTGCGCACCATGGAGGAAGCCTTCCTCCAGACCTGCAGTTCTCAGGAGAGGACTCCTCCTCCACAGCGTCCACATCCCCGTCTGACTCTGCAG GGACCTCTAGTGCCTCAACAGATGAAGACATGGAGACAGAGGCTGTCAATGAGATCCTGGAGGACATTCCAGAGCACGAGGAGGACTACCTGGACTCAACTCTGGAGGACGAAGAAGTCATTATTGCCGAGTACTTGTCCTATGTGGAAAGTGTAAGGTCTGCTGCAAAGAACAACTGA
- the Wdr86 gene encoding WD repeat-containing protein 86, whose amino-acid sequence MGSSGSALRVCADHRGGINWLSLSPDGQRLLTGSEDGTARLWSTADGQCCALLQGHESYVTFCQLEDEAAFTCSADCTIRRWDVRTGQCLQVYRGHTSIVNRILVANDQLFSSSYDRTARAWTVDKEQVSKEFRGHRNCVLTLAYSAPKDLPSDPCLEAAMGGGLLVTGSTDDTAKVWQVASGCCHQTLRGHTGAVLCLVLDVSSHTAFTGSTDATVRAWDILSGEQLRVFREHQGSVICLELTDRLLYTGSADRTVKCWLADTGERVRTFPAHRHSVSALKYHAGTLFTGSGDACARAFDAQSGVLQRVFRGHTFVINCLQVHGQVLYTASHDGALRLWDVRGLQSVPPSPRRPAAKRSSLSRLFSNKVACAAPVPLQPA is encoded by the exons ATGGGGAGCAGCGGGTCGGCGTTGAGGGTCTGTGCGGACCACCGCGGGGGCATCAACTGGCTGAGTCTGAGCCCCGACGGGCAGCGCTTGCTGACGGGCAGCGAGGACGGCACGGCTCGCCTCTGGAGCACCGCCGACGGCCAGTGCTGCGCGCTCCTGCAAG GTCACGAGAGCTATGTGACCTTCTGCCAGCTGGAGGATGAAGCCGCCTTCACCTGCAGTGCTGACTGCACCATCCGGAGGTGGGACGTTAGGACCGGGCAGTGTCTGCAGGTGTACCGAGGGCACACATCCATCGTGAACAG GATCCTTGTTGCAAACGACCAGCTCTTCAGCAGTTCCTATGACCGGACAGCACGGGCGTGGACTGTGGACAAAGAGCAAGTGTCCAAGGAGTTCCGGGGCCACCGCAACTGTGTGCTGACACTCGCCTACTCTGCCCCCAAGGACCTGCCCAGTGATCCCTGCTTGGAGGCAGCAATGGGTGGCGGGCTCCTAGTGACCGGCAGCACGGACGACACAGCCAAGGTGTGGCAGGTGGCCAGTGGCTGCTGCCACCAGACCCTTCGGGGCCACACAGGCGCAGTGCTGTGCCTGGTGCTGGATGTTTCCAGCCACACGGCCTTCACAGGCAGCACCGATGCCACCGTCCGTGCTTGGGACATCCTGAGTGGGGAGCAGCTGCGGGTTTTCCGAGAGCACCAGGGCTCTGTCATCTGTCTGGAG CTCACAGACCGGCTCTTGTACACGGGCAGTGCAGACAGGACTGTCAAGTGCTGGCTGGCTGACACTGGGGAGAGGGTGCGCACATTTCCGGCACACAGACACAGCGTGAGCGCCCTCAAGTACCATGCAGGCACCT TGTTCACAGGCAGTGGGGACGCCTGCGCCCGGGCCTTTGATGCTCAATCAGGAGTGCTGCAGAGGGTGTTCCGAGGCCACACCTTTGTCATCAACTGCCTCCAG GTCCATGGTCAGGTGCTCTACACAGCATCTCATGACGGTGCTCTGCGTCTCTGGGACGTACGTGGACTCCAGTCGGTGCCACCTTCACCACGCAGACCAGCAGCCAAGCGCAGCAGCTTATCACGCCTCTTTAGCAATAAGGTGGCCTGTGCAGCCCCAGTGCCCCTGCAGCCAGCCTGA